The Solanum pennellii chromosome 11, SPENNV200 genome contains a region encoding:
- the LOC107004025 gene encoding uncharacterized protein LOC107004025, producing the protein MHDFLMAEDNELWDIVLDGPFIPMIEEKDGEKTRLVPKPRQKYDETDRKKIEKGYKAKTLLVCGIGPDEFNRVSACESAKEIWDCLKTAHEGTEQVKESKIDMLTSLYENFKMKEGETIHEMFTKLSSITNELRSLGEPISMSKQVRKVLRILPNSWEIKVDAITKAKDLKVLTMDALIGNLKTHEMNRNHDLSKKEVKKDKSLMLKYKSDEDSSDDDMAYLINRFQKIVKKNKGFRRGTNGPRTATQNDTCYKCGKAGYFIRECPLLKTENKEYQKSRALAAWGYSSSDSEDPDEPNDVSMVVVHEEETIFNEMFTFMTHTENEEEDDKVTLLDMKHDLNNYSLKKLRTLANVMIDSVIELTSERDIMNTELDSLTENKLTQINEEVEKLNGRSNGLQVETEEKLKTTEKNLGLAVEKSNNLEKEIVKLKEELEKSLT; encoded by the exons atgcatgaTTTCCTCATGGCTGAAGACAATGAGCTATGGGATATCGTACTAGATGGACCGTTTATTCCGATGATAGAAGAAAAGGATGGAGAGAAAACTAGGCTTGTTCCAAAGCCTagacaaaaatatgatgaaactGATAGGAAGAAGATAGAAAAGGGCTACAAGGCAAAAACTCTTCTTGTTTGTGGGATAGGGCCTGATGAGTTCAATCGTGTCTCAGCCTGTGAGTCTGCAAAGGAAATCTGGGACTGTTTAAAAACTgctcatgaaggaactgaacaagtAAAAGAATCAAAGATTGATATGCTCACCTCTTTGTATGAAAACTTCAAGATGAAAGAAGGAGAAACCATTCATGAGATGTTTACAAAATTGTCCTCTATTACCAATGAGTTGAGAAGTCTTGGGGAACCTATCAGTATGAGCAAGCAAGTCAGGAAAGTGCTTCGAATTCTTCCAAATTCCTGGGAAATCAAGGTTGATGCCATCACTAAAGCTAAAGATCTGAAGGTGCTGACAATGGATGCTCTCATTGGAAATCTGAAGACTCATGAGATGAATCGAAATCATGATTtgtcaaagaaggaagtcaaaaAGGATAAGTCCTTGATGCTGAAATACAAATCTGATGAAGACTCCAGTGATGATGACATGGCTTATCTTatcaatagatttcaaaaaattgtgaaaaagaaCAAAGGTTTTAGAAGAGGAACAAATGGTCCTCGAACTGCTACTCAAAATGATACTtgctacaagtgtggaaaagCTGGGTACTTTATTAGAGAGTGTCCTTTACTCAAAACTGAAAATAAGGaatatcaaaaatcaagag CTCTTGCTGCATGGGGATACTCTTCAAGTGACTCAGAAGATCCTGATGAACCAAATGACGTGTCTATGGTGGTGGTTCATGAAGAAGAAACcatattcaatgaaatgtttACTTTCATGACTCatacagaaaatgaagaagaggatgacaaggtaactcttcttgataTGAAACATGATCTGAAtaattattctcttaaaaaattgagaacattAGCAAATGTTATGATTGACTCAGTAATTGAGTTGACCTCTGAAAGAGACATTATGAATACTGAACTCGACAGTTTAACTGAAAACAAG TTGACTCAGAtaaatgaagaagttgaaaagcTAAATGGAAGGTCAAATGGTTTACAAGTTGAAACTGAAGAAAAACTGAAAACCACTGAGAAAAATCTGGGATTGGCTGTGGAGAAGAGCAACAACTTAGAAAAGGAAATTGTCAAACTTAaggaagaacttgaaaaatctcttaCGTGA